The following nucleotide sequence is from Tardiphaga sp. 709.
GTCGGAATATCCAGCTTGGTGATGACATCGTCGAGCAGCCGCACCAACCCGCTCAGCACCGCCGGATCGTCGCTCGCCGGATTGATGCCGATACAGGCATCACCGGAGCCCAGCACCAGCCCGTCGAGAATGGATGCCGTGATGCCCCTGATATCGTCGAACGGGTGGTTCGGCTGCAACCGCACGCTCATGCGCCCGCGCAACCCGATGGTGTTGCGAAAGCGCGTGATCACCTCGCACTTCTTGGCCACCAGGATCAGGTCCTGATTGCGCATCAGCTTAGAGACAGCGGCGGCCATTTCCGGGGTGATGCCACCGGCGACGGTCTGAAGGACTTGCGGCGCGGCCTCGTCTGACAGCAGCCAGTCGCGAAAGCCGCCGACGGTCAGTGACGAGATCACGGAAAATGCGGCGGCATCATGCGTATCAACGATGAGACGCGTGACCTCGTCGTTTTCGTAAGCCACGACCATTTCCTGCAGGAATTGCCTGAGCGGCACATCCGCCAGCGCCATCCGCGCCGCGATCATCTGCTCGGCGGTCTCGGCTGCAATCCCGGCCAACCGATCACCGGATCGCGGCGGCGTTGCCTTGGCCATGAGGTCGCGCAGATCCGCGAAGACATGCGTATGGTCACCGATGGCGTGGCGATAGATCATGGACGGATTGTTGGATATTCGCCGGAGTCTGTCTAGACGTGCCGCCCCGCGGCAACGCCGGAGGACCACGCCCATTGGAAATTGAAGCCGCCGAGATGGCCGGTGACATCGACGACCTCACCGATGAAATATAGCCCCGGCACCGATGTGGCCTCAAACGTTTTCGATGACAGTTCTGTGGTGTCCACGCCGCCAAGGGTTACCTCGGCCGTGCGATAACCCTCGGTGCCGTTCGGCCGCACGCGCCATTCCTTCACCGCCGCGGCTACCGACGCCAGAAGCTTGTCCGAAAAATCCGCCAGCCGCGGCGGGCCGGCGATCTTGTCGGCGATCATCTGGGCCAGTCGCTTGGGCAGGAGATCGCCGAGCACGGTCGCCAGTTCCTGCCGCGGACGTTCGCGGCGTGCCTCCTTCAAGGCGGCGAGCACATCGCGCGTCGGCGCCATGTCGATGACGACATCGAGCCCGTCGCGCCAATAGGACGAAATCTGCAGGACTGCCGGACCGCTAAGACCGCGATGGGTAAACAGCAGCGCCTCGTCGAATTTGGTCTTGCCGACACTGACCACGGCATCGACGGCAACGCCCGCCAGATCCTTGAATTGCGCAAGCGCCGCAACGTCGAAGGTCAGGGGCACCAGTGCGGCCCGCGGCGCGATCATCTTCAGCCCGAATTGTTGCGCCAGTTTGTAACCAAAGGCACTGGCGCCCATTTTCGGGATCGAGGGCCCGCCGGTCGCGACGACCAGCGACTGACTGCGATATTCGCCCTGATCCGTGGCGACAACGAAGCCGCTCTCGTTCTTCGTCACGCCGAGAATGCCGACGCCAAGCCGCATCTGCACCTCGCTGCGGCGGTTTTCATCCAGCAGCATGTCGATGATCTGCTGGGACGAGCCGTCGCAGAAGAGTTGCCCGCGCGTCTTCTCGTGATAGGCGATGCGATATTTCTCGACCAGTGCGATGAAATCCTGCTGGGTAAACCCCTTCAGTGCGGATTTGCAGAATTGCGGATTTTGCGACAGGAAATTCGCCGGCGTCGTATGCAGGTTGGTGAAATTGCAGCGCCCACCACCGGAGATGCGGATCTTCTCGCCCGGCGCCCTCGCCTGCTCAAGCAGCATCACCGAGCGACCGCGCTGCCCCGCAATGCCGGCGCACATCAGGCCGGCCGCACCAGCACCGAGAATGACGATGTCGGCCGTGTTATGCGCGCGACGGACGATGGTCATTCCAGCAGCAGCACGTCGACGGCGACAGCGAGCTTCTGCTTGCGCGCGCCGACGATCACGCCATCGACCGGCGACACGTCCGAGAAATCGCGGCCGATCGCCAGCACGATATGATCGTTCTCGACCAAAATGTCGTTGGTCGGATCGAAGCCGATCCAGCCGAGTTCCTCGCCGCACCAGACGGACACCCAGGCATGGGTCGCGTCGGCGCCCTGCAGGCGTTCCTTGCCCGGCGGGGGAATGGTGCGCAGATATCCGCTGACATAGGCCGCAGGCAGACCGAGGCCGCGCATGCCCGCAATCATGATATGCGCAAAATCCTGACAGACGCCGTGGCGCTTATCCAGCACCTCCTGCAACGGCGTCGAAATCACCGTGGCCTTCGGATCGTATTTGAACTCGGTGCGGATGCGATGCATCAAGTCGACGGCGCCCGCGAGAATCCCGCGGCCTTCGGTAAAGCTCACCGCCGCATAGTCCGTGACGGCATCGATGATCGGCACCAGCGGACTGGCGAAGACGTAGCCGATCGGCGAGGCACCGCTGAGGTCGCTGGAATCGAACGACGCTTCGCGGACGCTCTCCCAGGAAGGACTGTCGTCGCCGCGCCCCGGCGCGAAGCGCTCGACATAGACCCGCGACCGGCTATCGATCCGCAGCATCTTGTGCGGGGTTTCGATCAGTACGCTTTCCGTCGGCGTGCCGAAGAAATCCGTCCGCATGGCGCGGGCCGCCGGCAGCGGTTTGATATCGACGCTGTGCGAGACCAATTGCTGACCGGCGCTGCTATTGGGCTGCAGACGCAGCGAGCAGCGCGCATAGCTCACCGGGCTTTCATAGCTATAGGTCGTGACATGGCGGATTTCGTAGATCACGCCAGCCCCGTGAGCTTTTCAGGACGCGATGCGCTGGCGCCGTGCGGGAAGTAATGCAGGCCGATCGAATCCGCCAGCGTCAGCAGATCCTGCTCCAGCGCGAACAGTGACTTGGTATGAATCTCGGATGCCTCGCCGGTAACCAGCGACGAGCGCAGCGCCACGGCCAGCCGCTGCGGCCGTTCCATCAGGCCGTTTTCCTTCAGCGTCGGCAAGCTGGCGATGTGATCGTTCAGTGCCGAGACCTGGAACGCCACCGAGCGCGGGTTATAGGGATCGAGCACCACGAGATCGCGCACCGGCGCGAGTAGCGGGCCAACCAGATAACGCGAGCGATAGGTGATCTGGCAATCCACCAGCGTCAGCAGGATGTCGAGATCGTCGCTCGTCGCCTCGTCGGACGCGAATTGCCGCGCAAAGCGCGTGGTGTTGATCGCGCGTTCGGCACGGCGCCCCATTTCGAGGAAACGCCAGCCGGCGGCGCGGTTCATGTTTTCCTGCGCGAGACCGGCGAAGCTCGCCAGTTCCTGCAAGGTCAGCTCGGCCGCACTGACGACGTCATCGTCATCTTCGACCTCATGCGCAAGCCGCTCGGCCATTTCGGTGATGACCTGCCAGGCATCCGGCGACAGCCGTTCGCGCAGCGAGGTTGCGGTCCGCAATGCGGAGCGCACCAGCGATAGCGCCGAGCCAAACTGCTCCTCGCTCTGCAAGGCTTGCGCGGCGACCTTCGCCGGCTGCGAACGTGATGTCAGCGATGTCGCGCCCCAAGTCATCAGCATGCGCTGGATGCGCTCGATCGACTGCTGTCCAGTGGCGCCGCCCTTGCCGGGATCGCGCTGCGGCACGCTGAGTGCACGGATCAGACGCAGTGTGGATTCGGCGCGCTCGAGATAGCGCCCGAGCCAGAACAGATTGTCGGCGGCGCGGCTTGGCACCCAGCCGGCGATGCGGCGGATACGCACATTGTCCACGGCCGGCAGTAGCGTCGATGCAGCAACGGCCTTGTCGGCCACCACCCAGACGTCGGCGGCGCGTGCGCCCGCGCCCATGGACACGGCGCGGGCATCGGGCTGGTCGGCGATCCGGCAGAAACCACCGGGCATGATGGTCCAACCGTCCGGCGTCGCCGCCGCGAAGACGCGCAGCACGAAGGGGCGCGGCGCGAGCCGGCCATTGTCCCAGACCGGCGTAGTCGACAGCTGCACCAGCTCCTGCCCGACATAATCGACGCCGCGATTGGAGATCGCTGCCTTCAGGCGCTCGCGTTCATCCGGCGAGAGCTGCGACGGCAGCACAGGCGAGTAGCCAGGGAAACCGGGCACCGCTCCGCCATAGGCGCCTTCGATCGCGAAATCGTCGAGCCGCGCCAGCACTTCCTCGCGCGCCGATTTCTGGCCGCACCACCAGGTGGCGATATGCGGCATCTTGAGTGGTTCGCCGAGCAGCTTCCGGCTCAAGCTTGGCAGGAAGCCCAGCAGTGCGCGCGCTTCCATCACGCCGGAGCCGGGCATGTTTGCGACGACGACGCCATTCTTTCTGACGACGTCGATCAGCCCGGGCACACCGAGTTGCGACGAGGCATCAAGCTCCAGCGGGTCGAGCGAATTGGCATCCACACGGCGCAGCAGCACATCAAGGCGCTTCAAGCCGGCCACAGTGCGGATGTGCACACGGTCGCCTGAGACTGCGAGGTCATCGCCTTCCACCAGCAGGAAACCGAGATAGCGCGCCAGCGTCGCGTGTTCGAAATAGGTCTCGCTGAACGGCCCCGGTGACAACAGGCCGACGCGCGGCTCATCGCGGTCGGCAGAGGCGCGCAGGCTGTCGCGAAACGCTTCGAAGAACGGCGCGACGCGCTCGACATTCATCGACTTGTAGAGGTCGGTGAAGGCGCGCGACAGCACCAGTCGGTTTTCCAGCGCATAGCCCATGCCGGACGGCGCTTGCGTGCGATCGCCGAGCACCCACCAGCGGCCATCGGGACCGCGGCCGAGATCGGCGGCATAGACGTTGAGATAGCGGCCACCGGGCGGTTTCACACCGCGCATCGCCCGCAGATATTCCGAACTGCCGGCAATCGCCGCCGCCGGGATCGCGCCGGACGCGACAAGGCTGGCATCGCCATAGAGATCGCCGAGGATCTTCTCCAGCAACTCGGCGCGCTGCGTCATTGCCGCTGAAATCTGCAGCCATTCGGATTCGTCGATCAGGAGTGGCACATGGCTGAGTGGCCAGATCCGGTCGGCGATTTCGCCGGGCGCGCGGTAGGTGACGCCGGCTTCCCGGAGATGACGGTCGGCGGAACCGAAGCGGCGCTCGATCTCGACAGGCGCCATGGCGCCGAAGGCCTCGAAGAACCGCGTCCAGACCTCGCGGGGCGTGCCGTCCTGGGCGATGAATTCGTCGGGAATCCCGGGCAGCCGCTCGTAGTCGCGGGTCCATTGCGCGACTTTACGATGTCCCGGACGGGGCTTTTTCCCCTGACCGGCCTGTCCCGTCATTCCGACTCTCCAGCCCAAACTGCCTGCATTCTCAATGCAGGAGAGGCGTTCGCAAGTCGAGGGTCAATGGGAATTCAAGTGTGCGTTCTGCCCTTGGCGGAGCAATTTCGCCGGGCGTGTGGCCAATCTCCTCGAAACGGGCCAGCCGGCGAGCTTCCGCCTCGTAGGCATTGACCGGTTTTGTCTCGTAATTGCGGCCGCCGGGATGCGCCACATGATAGACGCAACCGGCAAGCGACCGCCGATTCCAGCTGTCATAAATATCGAACACCAGCGGCGCATGGACCGGAATCGTCGGGTGCAGGCCGGAGGCCGGCTGCCAGGCCTTGAAACGGACGCCCGCGACCACCTCGCCGGCCCGGCCGGTGTCAGTCATCGGCAGCGCCCGGCCGTTGCAGGTAATGATGTGCCGGCCCGGCGTGAAACCGTTGGCCTTGAGCTGCAACCGCTCCACCGAAGAATCCACATAACGGACGGTGCCGCCGGCCGAGCCCTCCTCGCCCAGCACATGCCAAGGCTCCAGTGCCTGTCGGACTTCAAGCGTCACGCCGCCATAGGTGACGTGACCGAACACGGGGAAGCGGAATTCGAGTTGGGCTTCGAACCATTCCCTGGAGAATTCGTAGCCGGAGCGGCCGAGTTCGGTGAGTACGTCCTGGAAATCCTCCCAGAGGAAATGCGGCAGCATGAAACGATCATGCAGCGCGGTGCCCCAGCGCACGAATTTGCCGTCCTGCGGCGCACGCCACATCTTCGCGATCAGCGCGCGGATCAACAGCTGTTGCGCCAGCGACATGCGCGGATCGGGCGGCATTTCGAGCGCACGGAATTCGACGAGGCCGAGACGACCTGTCGTGCCATCGGGCGAATAGAGTTTGTCGATACAGATCTCGGCGCGATGGGTATTGCCGGTGATATCGACGAGGATGTGCCGGAACAGCCGATCCACCAGCCACAGCGGCGCCTTCTCGCCTGGGGGCGGCACCTGTGCCAGCGCGATCTCCAATTCGTAGAGACCGTCATGCCGCGCCTCGTCGATGCGCGGTGCCTGACTTGTCGGGCCGATGAACATGCCGGAGAACAGATAGGACAGCGACGGATGACGCTGCCAATACAGCACGAGACTCTTCAGGAGATCCGGCCGACGCAGGAACGGCGAATCCGCCGGCGAGCTGCCGCCGACCACCACGTGATTGCCACCACCGGTGCCGGTGTGACGACCATCCAGCAGAAACTTGTTGGCGCCGAGCCGCGTCTTCGCGGCCTCTTCATAGAGAAATGTCGTGGTATCGACGGCTTCGCGCCAGCTCGAAGCGGGATGAATGTTGATCTCCAGCACGCCGGGATCGGGCGTCACCTTGATCACTTCGACGCGCGGATCGAACGGCGGCGGATAGCCTTCGACGTGCACCTGCATCTGCAGTTCTTCGGCCGTCGCCTCCAGCGCCGTCACCAGTTCGAGATAATCTTCAAACTTCTCGACCGGCGGCATGAAGGCACAGAGAATGCCGTCGCGAATTTCAATCGACATCGCGGTACGCACGCCGCCGGAACGAATCTGCTGCTCCTGGACGTATTGCGCGGCAGGCTGGTTTTCCGCGGACGCGATTTCGTCGAACACCGGCATGTCGCCGCGCGGCTCCAGCGGATCCTGCTCGACGATGAACGGATATTCCTCTTCGGTGAGGTGCGGCAGCGACGACAACGGCAGGCGCAGGCCCATCGGTGAATCGCCAGGTGTCAGGAACAGGTTGCCGCGGCGGAGCTTCCACCGCTCGGACCGCCAGCGTCTGTCCGCGGCCGCCTCCGTATTCCAGCGCTGGATCGGCAGCACAAACCCTTTCGGCCTGTCGAGTCCATGTTCGAAGACCCGCGCCATGCGCGCACGTTCCTCCGGATCGGGCAATTTGGAGTCGCCGGGCACGACATTGTTCGGCAGGTTCGATTCCTTCTGCTCCCAATAGACGGGATCCTCGAAGGCCGGGATGACATAGTCCTTCGGCAGGCCAAGCCGCCGCGCCGTGCCTTCGGCAAAACGCTCGGCACCGCCGATATCGGCGCTACGCGGGCCTTCGATCCGTGAGATCAGCGCATCGTTCTTCCAGATCGGCACGCCATCCTTGCGCCAATACAGGCCGAACGCCCAGCGCGGCAGACTTTCGCCGGGATACCATTTGCCCTGCCCGTAATGCATCAGGCCACCCGGTGCGAAGCGCGTCCGCAGCCGGCGGATCAGATCGTCGCCGAGGCCGCGCTTGGTCGGACCGACGGCGGCCGTATTCCACTCCGGAGATTCCATATCGTCGACGGAGACGAAGGTCGGCTCGCCGCCCATGGTGAGACGCACGTCATGAGCTTTGAGATCGGCGTCGACCTTCTCGCCGAGCGCATCGAGCCTGGCCCAGGATTCATCCGAGAACGGCTTTGTGATCCGCGGCGCCTCGCGAATACGTTTGACGCCCATCGCGAACGCGAACTCGACTTCGGCGAAGCCGGCCATGCCGGAGATCGGCGCCGCCGACCGGAAATGCGGTGTGGCCGCGACTGGGACGTGCCCCTCGCCCGTCAACATGCCCGAGGTCGCATCGAAGCCGACCCAGCCGGCGCCGGGAATATAGACTTCGGCCCAGGCGTGCAGGTCCGTGAAATCAGCCTCGACTTCGGGCGGCCCTTCGATCGGATCGATGTCCGGGCGCAACTGGATCAGATAGCCGGAGACAAAACGCGCGGCGAGACCGAGATGGCGCAGCGTCTCGATCAGGAGCCACGCAGAGTCGCGGCATGAGCCCGCGCCGGACAGCAGCGTCTCTTCCGGCGTCTGTACGCCGGGCTCCATGCGGATGATGTAGTTGACCTTCTCGCGCAGGCGCGCATTGAGCTCGACGAGGAAGTTGACCGTGTTCGGCGCTTCCTTCGCGATCTCCGCCATATAGGCCGTGAAGCGCGGCCCCGGCTCCGTCGTCGCCATATAGGGCGCGAGTTCGCTCTTCAGGTCGTCGGTATAGGCGAAGGGAAATGTCTCGGCATAGGGCTCGACGAAGAAGTCGAACGGATTGATCACCGTCATCTCGGCGGTGAAGTCGACCTCGATTTTCAGTTCGTTGGCCGGTTCCGGGAAAACGAAGCGCGCCAGCCAGTTGCCCTGCGGATCCTGCTGCCAGTTCACGAAGTGATTGGTCGGCGTGACCTTCAGCGAATAACTCAGGATCGGCGTGCGCGCATGCGGCGCCGGTCGCAGCCGGATGGTCTGCGGCCCCAGCGTGATCGGCCGATCATATTTGTAATGGGTGACGTGGTTCAGTGCGACGAAGATCGACACAGTGGCGCAACTCCAGCAGCTTTTTTAAGCAGAACACCGGAGGTGCCAGGGATCAAGCTCTAACAACGGGCACGATGTGCCTCGATTGGATGCGGCCGGACGCAAACCTCTCAGTCGTCATTGCGAGGAGCCCTTGCGACGAAGCAATCCAGTCTTCTTCTTGAGGATGAAAAGACTGGATTGCCGCGTCGCTTCGCTCCTCGCAATGACGGTGGAGGGGTCTGAGCAGCCTCGCTTGCTTCCCTCACATCGTCGCGCCCAAGACCCACGGCGCGAATTCCGCGCCGCCGAAATCGAAGCTCTCGCTCTTGGTCGGCGCGCCGGACGCGGTCTTGAGCATCAGCTCGAAGATGCGCTGGCCGCATTCCTGCACCGTCTCGTCGCCATCGAGGATGGTTCCGCAATTGATGTCCATGTCCTCTTCCATGCGCTTGAACATCGGCGTGTTGGTGGCGAGCTTGATGGACGGTGCCGGCTTGCAGCCGAACACGCTGCCGCGGCCGGTGGTGAAGCAGACGAGATTGGCGCCGCCGGCGACCTGCCCCGTCGCAGCGACGGGGTCGTAGCCGGGCGTGTCCATGAACACAAAACCCTTCTTGGTGATCGTCTCGGCATAGTTCAGCACGTCGACAAGATTGGTCGAGCCGGCCTTGGCCATGGCGCCGAGCGACTTTTCCAGAATCGTGGTGAGGCCGCCGGCCTTGTTGCCGGGGCTCGGATTGGCATTCATCTCGGCGCCCTCGCGTTCGCAATAGGCGTCCCACCAGCGCATCAGCCCGACCAGCTTCTCGCCGACCTCGCGCGACACCGCGCGGCGCGTCAACAGATGTTCGGCGCCATAGGTCTCCGGCGTTTCCGACAGCACCACGGTGCCGCCATGGCGCACCAGCAGATCGCTCGCCGCCCCGAGCGCCGGATTGGCCGAGATGCCGGAATAGCCATCGGAGCCGCCGCATTGCAGGGCCACCGTCAACTCGCTGGCAGAGACTTCCTCGCGCGTGACGTTGTTGGCATCGGCCAGCACTTCATTGACGAAGGCAACGCCGGCCTCGGTGGTCTTGCGCGTGCCGCCGATCTCCTGGATCTGCATTTCGCGCAAGCGCCCGGCGAGCTTCTGCTCCTGCATCAAGCCCCCAATCTGGTTGATCTCGCAGCCGAGGCCGAGCACAACCACATGGGAGAAGTTCACGTGCCGCGCATAACCGCCGAGCGTCCGCCGAAGCAAGGTGAGCGGTTCGTCCTGCGTCATGCCGCAGCCCGTCTTGTGGGTGAGCGCGACGACGCCATCCACATTGGGATAGTCGGCGAGCGGATTGTGCCCGGTGAAGGGATTCTTCTTGAACACGTCGGCGACCATGCTGGCGACATGGGCACTGCAATTCACCGAAGTGAGGATGCCGATATAGTTGCGCGTGGCGACGCGGCCGTCGCTGCGCCTGAGGCCCATGAAGGTCGCGGGCAGATCGAAATTCGGCGTCGGCTTGACGTCCACGCCATAGGCATAGTCGCGATCGAAATCGCCCATGCCCATGTTCTGCGTATGGACATGCTGGCCCGGCGCGATCGGCTGGGTGGCAAAGCCGATGATCTGGCCGTAGCGGCGGATCTCCTCGCCGGTGGCGATGGGCCGGATCGCGACCTTGTGGCCCGCGGGGATGCGCTCCGACGTCACGACGCCTGTCGTCACCTCGATACCGGGCAGCAGCGTGGTACGCGCGATCAATACGGCGTCGTTGTCATGTAGACGAATGACGGGAGATGGAGCCATTGGAATTTCCTCGCGCGCGTTTTGTGGTCTGGCAGACCTCTTGTTTGGAATGACTCTAGCTGAAAGAAGCAGGCGGCGTCAGCCCTGCTTTGGCCCATGATGACGCCGATCAGACATGCGTCATCACCCCCATTGTTTGCGGCGCGGGGGCGCCGTCGTGTCTTGCATTCCCGCCCCCTGTGAGAGGGCGTGCGGAACGCCAGGTGCCCGTTGCACCCTTGGGCCTGATGCGAATGCGGTCTTCCGCATGGATAATGCACCAGGACTTTCGGATTCGCCGAGCAAGTGCCCAGCGTTCCGCCTGCGGTGTTTTTTCGGTTGCTTGCACTTTGCCTCAGCGAACGATCCGATCACCGAATTAAAGTCCCAAGGCGATGGGAAGGGAGCCTCAAGCGAGTAAGCCGAACGCGTTTTGACTTGGTCGTCCGTCACACTGTCCAGGAGTCTTTCCATCCGAAGGTCGGCCGTCTCCTTGCCAGTGGCAGTGCTGGCGCAGATCCGTCCTGCCCGAAGACAGACGTCACCCATGAACCGCGTGACGCCGCATCTCCGGCGTCCACCGCATCCTGCCCCGCGAACGTGACGATCGCGATCGCCCCTCTCGGTGGGGCAGGACAGAGGGGAATATAGTCCATGCAGGGATGTTGTCAATGAGAGATAGGAAAAAATGTTTGGCGCGGTCTTGCCGCCCCAGCTCGTCATTCCGGGGCGCGGGCGCGCCTTCGCGCACGCGAACCCGGAATCCCAACATGTTCAGCAAAACACTTCGAGATTCCGGGTTCGCACTACGCGGCCGTGCCGCTTCGTGCGCCCCGGAATGACAGTGTGTGGCGGGCCGGACTGCCCAGAATGCCTTGAGACCTAGCTACTGCGGCTGCGGTCCCAGGCTCGCGGCGAGTTCGGCCCAGACCGGCGCCTCTTCCTTGTAGAGCGCCTGGCTCGCCTCCAGCGTCATCGGGCCCTCATCGATACCCTGGCTCTTGAGCAGTTCACGCACGCGATCGCTCTTGCCGGCGCCAACGAACAGCGCGGACAGTTTTGCGACGACCTCCGGCGGCGTCTTCGCGGGAGCCACACATCCCTGAAAGGTCAAAAGGCTATGCGCGCGCGACGTTGCGCCCTGTTCGAGGAATGTGCCGACGTCGGGAAGATCCTTGATCCGGCGGCGTGACACCGCGACGGCGCGCGCTTTCCCGGTTTGCAGCACCGGCAATGCCGCCGCATAGCTGCCGATGCCCGCATCAATCGACCCGCCGGCGAGATCCTGCCACATGGGCGCCTCGCCGCGATAATGCACGGCTTCCATCTTCAGCCCGTACTGCTTGTTGAGTTCGACGATGACCATATGCGCGAAGGAGCCGGACGCATATGTGCCGACATTCACCTTCTCGGTCTTGCGCGCATAGTCGATGAAATCCTTCAGCGTCTTCGCGCCGACCTTTTCGCTCACCATCAGCGGCAGGCTTCCGCCCGGCATCACCGCGACCCAGGCGAAGTCCTGCGGGACACTGTACTTGATGTCCTTGATGAGAACAGGATTGAGCATATAGGCGGTGGTGTTGCAGATCATCAGCGTGTGGCCGTCGGGATCGGAGCGTTTCAGCTCCATCGCTGCGACGGCGCCACCGGCACCGGCCTTGTTCTCGACCACCACGGTCTGTCCGAGTTCACGCGACAGATACTCGCCATAGACGCGCGAGAATTGATCGGTCTGGCCGCCGGCCGCGGAGCCCGCGAGAATCTTGATCGGCTTGGTTGGCCAGTTGTTGGCGCGGACGAGCGACGGCGCACTCAACAATGCAGCAGCGCCTGCGCCCGCGGTGACGAATTGGCGTCGATTGAGCCGACGCAAGTTGTTTCGCACGATCGTTCTCCCGATTTGATCTTATCTCTGCGGATAAGTGTATCGAGTATGACCGGCTTCGCCCGCGAAGGCAAAGCAGCAGTGACACGCACAGGCGTTCGGACAACACATGCGGCAACGCCGCCTCTGGCGTTCATGCCATCAGCCGGAATATTGCCCGGCCGTCAGCGGCGCGTCATGGCTTCGGTGGAAAATGCGTGCGCCAATGCTGCGCGACATCGATGCCGCGGCAGAACCATACGCCATCATGCGCGCTCATGTGTTCGAGCATCTTGATGAGCCCGCCAACACGGCCAGGACGGCCGATCAA
It contains:
- a CDS encoding tripartite tricarboxylate transporter substrate binding protein, translated to MRNNLRRLNRRQFVTAGAGAAALLSAPSLVRANNWPTKPIKILAGSAAGGQTDQFSRVYGEYLSRELGQTVVVENKAGAGGAVAAMELKRSDPDGHTLMICNTTAYMLNPVLIKDIKYSVPQDFAWVAVMPGGSLPLMVSEKVGAKTLKDFIDYARKTEKVNVGTYASGSFAHMVIVELNKQYGLKMEAVHYRGEAPMWQDLAGGSIDAGIGSYAAALPVLQTGKARAVAVSRRRIKDLPDVGTFLEQGATSRAHSLLTFQGCVAPAKTPPEVVAKLSALFVGAGKSDRVRELLKSQGIDEGPMTLEASQALYKEEAPVWAELAASLGPQPQ